One Pseudomonadales bacterium genomic region harbors:
- the purL gene encoding phosphoribosylformylglycinamidine synthase, with protein MIELTTTEALSPFRLRRLVERLQQRQELVTGCATHHLYLVQSARPLDADESARLAALLEATPAVASSAAQELIVVPRFGTLSAWSSKATDIAHNCGLGAIQRIERALVYRIDSRHRLEPQQWQQLLPLLHDRMTQQVLFDRDELAQLFSQAQAPTFTTIDLLGAGRAALVQANGALGLALAEEEIDYLVTAFQQLGRNPSDVELMMYAQANSEHCRHKIFNAEWVIDGETQPLSLFGMIRNTHARHPAGVLSAYADNAAVIEGGSGGRFFPDPHSHRYQSHQEPIHILMKVETHNHPTAIAPHPGAATGAGGEIRDEGAVGLGAKPKAGLTGFTVSNLRIPGFEQPWEVFHYGRPARIASPLEIMVDGPLGGAAFNNEFGRPNLLGYFRTFEQQLETRYHGYHKPIMLAGGLGNIRAQHVQKQPYPAGTRLVVLGGPAMLIGLGGGAASSVASGASDAELDFASVQRDNPEMQRRCQEVIDRCWQLGDENPIAFIHDVGAGGLSNALPELIKDGGRGGHFDLRAVPSAEPGLSPLEIWCNEAQERYVLAIPAERLERFVAICRRERCPHAVVGEATEAQQLTLEDGQFGNRPVDLPLSLLFGNSPKMRRAITRQPHSLPPLRLEGVKLDDAIERLLRLPSVASKQFLITIGDRSVTGLVARDQMVGPWQVPVSDLAVTAASFDGYRGEAMAMGERTPLALIDAPASGRMAVGEAITNIAAARIDRLGDIKLSANWMAAAGEAGEDEKLFDTVRAVGMELCPALGIAIPVGKDSLSMRTQWREAEADKKVVSPLSLIVSAFAPVTDIRHTLTPQLDTGTPSELWLIDLGAGRNRLGASALAQVYGQVGSEGPDLDQPARLSAFFAAIQQLNRAGLLLAYHDRSDGGLFVTLAEMAFAARTGLRIELDRLIKREDELLPALFAEELGAVIQLRDSDREAVTRLLEQHQLLALTHPVASVASDGWLEIRHQGHCLYRQRRSRLQQLWAETSHRIQALRDNSDCADEEFAAITDEQDPGLTVWPSFDSATNPALPYLNLGARPRVAILREQGVNGQVEMAAAFDRAGFDAIDLHMSQLIAGETTLADFKGLVACGGFSYGDVLGAGQGWARSILYNVRAREQFAAFFARVDSFSLGVCNGCQMMSGLKSLIPGADHWPRFLRNRSEQFEARLVLVRVEASPAILFRDMAGSILPITVAHGEGRAVFSDDGMQQASESAKTVALRYVDHDQRVTERYPFNPNGSPAGITALTSIDGRATIMMPHPERLFRVSQHSWFPSRDGEAAPWLRMFQNARAWVV; from the coding sequence ATGATCGAGTTGACGACCACCGAGGCGCTTTCGCCCTTTCGACTGCGCCGGCTCGTCGAGCGTTTGCAGCAACGACAGGAGCTGGTCACCGGCTGCGCGACCCACCACCTCTATCTGGTGCAGAGCGCCCGGCCGCTCGATGCCGACGAATCGGCACGGCTGGCGGCACTGCTCGAGGCTACGCCGGCGGTGGCCTCCTCGGCGGCGCAGGAGCTGATCGTCGTGCCCCGTTTCGGCACCCTGTCGGCCTGGTCGAGCAAGGCGACCGACATCGCCCACAACTGTGGCCTCGGCGCCATCCAGCGCATCGAGCGGGCACTGGTCTACCGCATCGACAGCCGCCATCGACTCGAACCGCAGCAGTGGCAGCAACTGCTGCCGTTGCTGCATGACCGCATGACCCAGCAGGTGCTGTTCGATCGCGATGAACTGGCGCAATTGTTCAGCCAAGCGCAGGCGCCTACCTTCACCACCATCGACCTGCTGGGGGCCGGTCGCGCTGCGCTGGTGCAGGCCAACGGCGCCCTGGGGCTGGCATTGGCCGAAGAGGAGATCGACTACCTGGTCACGGCTTTTCAGCAACTTGGACGCAATCCGAGCGATGTCGAGCTGATGATGTATGCCCAGGCCAATTCGGAGCATTGCCGTCACAAGATTTTCAATGCCGAATGGGTGATCGATGGCGAGACGCAGCCGCTGTCGCTGTTCGGCATGATCCGCAACACCCATGCACGGCACCCGGCCGGCGTGCTCAGCGCCTATGCCGACAACGCGGCGGTGATCGAAGGGGGCAGCGGCGGACGCTTCTTTCCCGATCCGCACAGCCACCGCTACCAGAGCCACCAGGAGCCGATTCACATCCTGATGAAGGTCGAGACCCACAACCATCCGACCGCGATCGCGCCCCATCCGGGCGCCGCCACCGGCGCGGGCGGCGAGATTCGTGACGAAGGGGCGGTGGGGCTGGGCGCCAAACCCAAGGCCGGCCTGACCGGCTTCACGGTCTCCAACCTGCGCATTCCCGGCTTCGAACAGCCGTGGGAGGTGTTCCACTACGGCCGACCGGCACGCATCGCCTCGCCGCTGGAGATCATGGTCGATGGTCCACTGGGTGGCGCGGCCTTCAACAACGAATTTGGCCGGCCCAACCTGCTGGGCTACTTCCGCACCTTCGAGCAGCAGCTGGAGACGCGATACCACGGCTACCACAAGCCGATCATGCTGGCCGGTGGACTGGGCAACATCCGTGCACAGCATGTGCAGAAGCAGCCCTATCCGGCCGGAACCCGGCTGGTGGTGCTGGGTGGCCCGGCGATGCTGATCGGGCTGGGAGGGGGTGCCGCCTCGTCCGTGGCCTCGGGCGCCAGCGATGCCGAGCTCGATTTCGCCTCGGTGCAGCGCGACAACCCCGAGATGCAACGTCGCTGTCAGGAGGTGATCGACCGCTGCTGGCAGCTGGGCGACGAGAATCCGATCGCCTTCATCCATGACGTCGGCGCCGGCGGGCTCTCCAATGCCCTGCCCGAGCTGATCAAGGATGGCGGACGCGGTGGACACTTCGATCTGCGTGCCGTGCCCAGCGCCGAGCCGGGCCTCTCGCCGCTGGAGATCTGGTGCAACGAGGCGCAGGAGCGCTATGTGCTGGCGATACCGGCCGAGCGGCTCGAGCGGTTCGTCGCCATCTGCCGGCGCGAGCGCTGTCCCCATGCCGTCGTCGGCGAGGCGACCGAAGCACAGCAGTTGACGCTGGAAGATGGTCAGTTCGGCAACCGGCCGGTCGATCTGCCGCTGTCACTGCTGTTCGGCAACTCGCCGAAGATGCGTCGTGCCATCACCCGCCAGCCACATTCGTTGCCACCGCTGCGGTTAGAGGGCGTGAAGCTGGATGACGCCATCGAACGACTGCTGCGGCTGCCGAGCGTGGCCAGCAAGCAGTTTCTGATCACCATCGGTGATCGCAGCGTCACCGGGCTGGTGGCGCGCGACCAGATGGTTGGCCCCTGGCAGGTGCCGGTCAGTGACCTGGCCGTCACCGCCGCCAGCTTCGACGGTTACCGTGGCGAGGCGATGGCGATGGGCGAACGCACGCCGCTGGCGCTGATCGATGCCCCCGCCTCGGGCCGCATGGCGGTGGGTGAGGCAATCACCAACATCGCCGCGGCACGCATCGACAGGCTCGGCGACATCAAACTCTCGGCCAACTGGATGGCGGCTGCCGGCGAGGCCGGTGAGGACGAAAAGCTGTTCGACACCGTGCGTGCAGTGGGGATGGAGCTCTGCCCGGCGCTCGGCATCGCCATCCCGGTCGGCAAGGATTCGCTGTCGATGCGCACCCAGTGGCGCGAGGCCGAAGCCGATAAAAAGGTGGTCTCGCCGCTGTCGCTGATCGTGAGCGCCTTCGCGCCGGTCACCGACATCCGCCACACCCTGACCCCACAGCTCGACACCGGCACGCCGAGCGAGCTGTGGCTGATCGATCTGGGAGCCGGTCGCAACCGGCTCGGGGCCTCCGCGCTGGCGCAGGTCTATGGCCAGGTGGGCAGCGAGGGGCCCGATCTCGATCAGCCGGCACGGCTGAGTGCCTTTTTTGCGGCCATCCAGCAGCTCAATCGGGCCGGTCTGCTGCTCGCCTACCATGACCGCTCCGATGGTGGACTCTTCGTCACCCTGGCCGAGATGGCCTTTGCCGCCCGCACCGGCCTGCGGATCGAGCTCGATCGGCTGATCAAGCGCGAGGATGAGCTGTTGCCGGCGCTCTTTGCCGAGGAGCTGGGCGCCGTCATCCAGCTGCGCGACAGTGATCGGGAGGCGGTCACCAGGCTGCTCGAACAGCACCAGCTGCTGGCGCTGACCCATCCGGTGGCCAGCGTTGCCAGCGATGGCTGGCTGGAGATCCGGCACCAGGGCCACTGCCTCTATCGGCAGCGGCGCAGTCGGCTGCAGCAGCTCTGGGCCGAGACCAGCCACCGCATCCAGGCGCTGCGAGACAACAGCGACTGTGCCGATGAGGAGTTTGCCGCCATTACCGATGAGCAGGATCCAGGTCTGACGGTGTGGCCCAGCTTCGACAGCGCGACCAACCCGGCGCTGCCCTATCTCAATCTGGGTGCCCGCCCGCGGGTGGCGATCCTGCGCGAGCAGGGGGTGAATGGCCAGGTCGAGATGGCGGCCGCCTTCGACCGGGCCGGCTTCGATGCCATCGATCTGCACATGAGCCAGCTCATCGCTGGCGAAACCACGTTGGCCGACTTCAAGGGGTTGGTGGCCTGCGGTGGCTTTTCCTATGGCGACGTGCTGGGTGCCGGTCAGGGCTGGGCCAGAAGCATCCTCTACAACGTGCGGGCGCGGGAGCAGTTCGCCGCTTTTTTCGCGCGCGTCGACAGCTTCTCGCTCGGTGTCTGCAACGGCTGTCAGATGATGTCCGGCCTCAAGAGTCTCATTCCCGGTGCCGACCACTGGCCGAGATTCCTGCGCAACCGCTCCGAACAGTTCGAGGCGCGGCTGGTACTGGTCCGGGTTGAAGCGTCGCCCGCCATTCTGTTTCGCGACATGGCGGGCTCCATCCTGCCGATCACCGTGGCGCATGGCGAGGGGCGGGCGGTGTTCAGTGACGATGGCATGCAGCAGGCGAGCGAATCGGCCAAAACGGTGGCCCTGCGCTACGTCGACCATGACCAGCGAGTGACGGAGCGCTATCCATTCAACCCCAATGGCTCGCCAGCGGGCATCACCGCGCTCACCAGCATCGACGGCCGCGCCACCATCATGATGCCGCACCCGGAGCGGCTGTTCCGCGTCTCGCAGCACTCCTGGTTCCCCAGCCGCGATGGTGAAGCCGCCCCTTGGCTGCGGATGTTCCAGAACGCGCGGGCCTGGGTCGTATGA